In the Caldisericum sp. genome, CAAAAAGTAATATATTACAAGCAAAAAGATTCAAGATTGAACAATTAAAAGGCTTGATTATAAATTTCCCCATGTTATAATAAACAGTGTGAGAATAAGAGTGAATTTTGAGAGGCCTTATGAGATTTTTTACCTTGGTCACCTCGATATGAAGACTCTCATTGAGCGTGGGCTAAGGAGAACAGGGCTTCCTTTGAAATATACCGAGGGTTTTAACAAAAGAGTCCAACTTGAATTAGGCTTTCCCCTGAGCGTTGGAATGGTTGGCGAGGATGAATACTTTGACTTCTTCTTAAAAGAGGAAGTTGACCTTGATAGGGTTTTTACCTTGTTGAATGAAGCATTCTCAAACCTTCTTGTAATTAAAAGGATAAAGCCAATGCCATATTCTGCAAGGTCTATTACTTCATTTGAAGCAGTTTTTACAAATTTGGTTTTTGGACATACAAAAGAGGATTTAAACGAGGCTGATTTGTTGAAAGCGTTATCCGAAATTGCTGAAAAGAAAGAGATTGCAATTGTTAGGGAGGGAAAGTTAA is a window encoding:
- a CDS encoding DUF2344 domain-containing protein, which produces MNFERPYEIFYLGHLDMKTLIERGLRRTGLPLKYTEGFNKRVQLELGFPLSVGMVGEDEYFDFFLKEEVDLDRVFTLLNEAFSNLLVIKRIKPMPYSARSITSFEAVFTNLVFGHTKEDLNEADLLKALSEIAEKKEIAIVREGKLKDVRKFIDRVELYEFSKPHFQILMTTLYLREGSIKMNEFENILSNLVPVEFEYVVRKNTLVVDKGRLLSPFDLNY